In Oncorhynchus gorbuscha isolate QuinsamMale2020 ecotype Even-year linkage group LG02, OgorEven_v1.0, whole genome shotgun sequence, a single genomic region encodes these proteins:
- the LOC123993564 gene encoding ORM1-like protein 1 encodes MNVGVAHSEVNPNTRVMNSRGIWLTYALGVGMLHIVLLSIPFFGVPVVWTLTNVIHNFGMYVFMHAVKGTPFETPDQGKARLLTHWEQLDYGVQFTSSRKFFTISPIILYFLASFYTKYDTTHFVINTASLLSVLIPKLPQLHGVRIFGINKY; translated from the exons ATGAATGTTGGTGTAGCCCACAGTGAGGTGAACCCCAACACTCGGGTCATGAACAGTCGAGGGATCTGGCTGACCTATGCCCTCGGTGTTGGAATGCTTCACATTGTGCTCTTGAGCATACCCTTCTTCGGTGTACCTGTGGTGTGGACTCTCACAAATGTTATACACAATTTTGGGATGTATGTCTTCATGCATGCAGTGAAAGGCACTCCGTTTGAGACCCCAGACCAAGGCAAAGCCCGGCTCCTGACACATTGGGAACAGTTGGATTACGGCGTGCAGTTCACATCATCCAGAAAATTCTTCACTATCTCCCCAATCATTTT ATATTTTCTTGCCAGCTTCTACACAAAGTACGACACAACACACTTTGTCATAAACACTGCTTCCCTTTTGAGCGTGCTGATCCCCAAATTGCCACAACTACATGGAGTCCGAATCTTTGGCATCAACAAGTATTAA
- the LOC123993573 gene encoding UDP-glucose 6-dehydrogenase-like: MVEVRNICCIGAGYVGGPTCSVIAQMCPEVTVTVVDVNEDRIRAWNSDSLPIFEPGLQEVVDSCRGVNLFFSTDIDEAIKNADLVFISVNTPTKTFGIGKGRAADLKYIEACARRIADVSIGCKIVVEKSTVPVRAAESIRRIFNANTKSSFNFQVLSNPEFLAEGTAIADLKNPDRVLIGGDETPEGQHAIEALRSIYEHWVPKSKIITTNTWSSELSKLAANAFLAQRISSINSISALCEVTGADVEEVAHAIGTDQRIGSCFLKASVGFGGSCFQKDVLNLVYLCEVLNLPEVARYWQQVIEINDYQRKRFSSRIISCLFNTVTDKKIALLGFAFKKNTGDTRESSSIYISRYLLEEGACLHIYDPKVKAQQIMHDLIQPTPSERHDPATVSRLVTIVTDPYKACENAHAIVICTEWDMFTELDYEKIYKAMLKPAFIFDGRRILDSLHDQLQHIGFQVETIGKRVNQRIHFTAIEDKSEIDQQQPLKKIKL; this comes from the exons ATGGTGGAGGTGAGGAACATCTGTTGTATTGGGGCTGGCTACGTGGGCGGTCCCACCTGCAGCGTGATCGCCCAGATGTGCCCCGAGGTGACAGTTACCGTGGTGGACGTGAACGAGGACCGCATCCGTGCCTGGAATTCTGACAGCCTTCCCATCTTTGAG CCTGGACTCCAGGAAGTGGTGGACTCATGCCGCGGGGTCAACCTTTTCTTCTCCACAGACATTGATGAGGCCATAAAAAATGCAGACCTCGTTTTcatatct GTCAATACGCCTACCAAGACATTTGGGATTGGCAAGGGTCGAGCAGCGGACCTGAAGTACATAGAAGCATGTGCCCGGCGCATTGCCGATGTGTCCATCGGGTGTAAGATTGTTGTAGAGAAAAGCACAGTTCCTGTACGTGCTGCTGAGAGCATCCGGCGCATCTTCAACGCCAACACCAAAAGTAGCTTCAACTTTCAG GTCCTCTCAAACCCAGAGTTTCTTGCTGAGGGAACAGCCATCGCTGATCTGAAGAATCCAGACAGGGTATTGATTGGAGGGGATGAGACCCCTGAGGGCCAACATGCTATTGAGGCCCTGCGGAGCATCTATGAGCACTGGGTCCCCAAAAGCAAGATTATCACCACCAACACCTGGTCCTCTGAGCTCTCCAAGCTG GCAGCCAATGCCTTTCTGGCCCAACGTATCAGTAGCATCAACTCCATCAGTGCCCTGTGCGAGGTAACTGGTGCTGATGTAGAGGAGGTGGCTCATGCCATCGGGACAGACCAGAGAATAGGCAGTTGCTTCCTGAAGGCCAGCGTGG GATTTGGTGGCAGCTGTTTCCAGAAGGATGTCCTCAATCTTGTGTACCTATGCGAGGTGCTAAACCTACCAGAGGTTGCAAGATACTGGCAACAG GTTATAGAGATAAACGATTACCAGCGAAAACGATTCTCTTCGCGGATAATCAGCTGCCTCTTCAACACAGTGACGGACAAGAAGATAGCCTTGCTAGGATTCGCTTTCAAGAAAAACACAGGCGATACAAG GGAATCTTCTAGTATCTACATAAGTCGATACCTGCTGGAGGAGGGAGCCTGTCTACACATCTATGACCCCAAGGTTAAAGCGCAGCAGATCATGCACGACCTGATTCAGCCCACACCCTCAGAAAGACATGACCCCGCCACAG TTTCTCGTCTAGTCACAATCGTCACTGACCCATACAAGGCTTGTGAGAACGCCCATGCAATTGTCATCTGCACAGAGTGGGATATGTTTAcg GAGCTGGACTATGAGAAGATCTATAAAGCCATGCTGAAACCTGCCTTCATCTTTGACGGTAGAAGGATCTTGGACAGCTTGCACGACCAACTCCAGCATATCGGCTTCCAG GTGGAGACTATTGGGAAAAGAGTTAACCAGAGGATCCACTTCACTGCCATCGAGGACAAGTCAGAAATAGACCAACAGCAACCATTGAAGAAGATCAAACTATGA